In Streptomyces sp. NBC_00569, a single genomic region encodes these proteins:
- the kdpB gene encoding potassium-transporting ATPase subunit KdpB, which yields MFSAPPQQAPPSPLQHGPEPWTERGSGRRAPSGLFEPAQLARSFPEALRKLHPRILVRNPVLFVVSVGAVLTTLSAALHPAVFTLVISAWLWLTVIFANLAEAVAEGRGKAQAESLRRARTDTVALRLRHWNYGTDPNSVETEAVAATDLKPLDVVVVEAGELIPADGDVIDGVAAVDESAVTGESAPVVRESGGDRSGVTGGTTVLSDRIVVRVSARPGHSFLDRMIALVEGAARQKTPNEIALNILLAALTIVFVLVVVTLQPMAGYADAAQSTTVLVALLVTLIPTTIGALLSAIGIAGMDRLVQRNVLAMSGRAVEAAGDVGTLLLDKTGTITLGNREAAAFVPVPGITEGQLAGAAQLSSLADETPEGRSVVVLAKERFGLRAPTEGELGHARWVRFTAQTRMSGVDLRWDNGAVCAIRKGAAQQVIEWVQMYGGQVPAEARWFADSVAASGGTPLLVAVHDWDGPRVLGLIHLKDVVKDGIRERFAELRRMGIRTVMITGDNPLTAKAIAEEAGVDDYLAEATPEDKLALIKREQEGGKLVAMTGDGTNDAPALAQADVGVAMNTGTSAAKEAGNMVDLDSNPTKLIEIVEIGKQLLITRGALTTFSITNDVAKYFAIIPAMFAGAYPGLESLNIMSLHSPTSAITSAIIFNALIIVALIPLALRGVRYTPASAHDLLRRNLTLYGLGGLVLPFLGIKLIDLLISTVPGLG from the coding sequence ATGTTTTCCGCACCTCCCCAGCAGGCCCCACCGTCCCCTCTTCAGCACGGACCCGAACCATGGACCGAGCGAGGTTCGGGACGCCGCGCGCCGAGCGGACTGTTCGAACCCGCCCAGCTCGCACGGTCCTTCCCCGAGGCGCTGCGAAAACTGCACCCGCGAATTCTGGTCAGGAACCCGGTACTGTTCGTCGTCTCCGTCGGAGCCGTCCTCACCACCCTCTCCGCGGCCCTGCACCCCGCTGTCTTCACCTTGGTCATCAGCGCCTGGCTGTGGCTGACGGTGATCTTCGCGAATCTCGCCGAGGCCGTCGCCGAGGGCCGCGGCAAGGCACAGGCGGAATCGCTGCGCAGGGCGCGTACGGACACGGTCGCGCTGCGCCTGCGTCACTGGAACTACGGCACCGACCCGAACAGCGTGGAGACCGAGGCGGTGGCTGCCACAGACCTCAAGCCGCTGGATGTCGTCGTGGTCGAGGCAGGCGAACTGATCCCCGCCGACGGCGACGTCATCGACGGCGTCGCGGCGGTCGACGAATCCGCCGTCACCGGCGAATCCGCACCCGTCGTACGGGAGTCGGGGGGTGATCGCAGCGGTGTCACCGGCGGCACGACGGTCCTGTCCGACCGGATCGTCGTCCGCGTCAGCGCGCGCCCGGGTCACTCCTTCCTGGACCGGATGATCGCGCTCGTCGAAGGCGCCGCACGGCAGAAGACCCCGAACGAGATAGCCCTGAACATCCTGCTGGCCGCGCTGACGATCGTCTTCGTCCTGGTCGTCGTCACGCTCCAGCCGATGGCCGGGTATGCGGATGCCGCTCAGTCCACCACCGTCCTGGTCGCCCTCCTCGTCACCCTCATCCCGACGACCATCGGAGCGCTGCTGTCGGCGATCGGCATCGCGGGCATGGACCGGCTCGTCCAGCGCAATGTCCTCGCCATGTCCGGCCGCGCGGTCGAGGCGGCCGGCGACGTGGGCACCCTGCTCCTCGACAAGACCGGAACCATCACTCTCGGCAACCGCGAGGCGGCCGCCTTCGTACCGGTGCCCGGCATCACCGAAGGCCAGCTGGCCGGCGCCGCCCAGCTGTCGTCGCTGGCCGACGAGACGCCCGAAGGCCGCTCCGTCGTCGTGCTGGCGAAGGAACGCTTCGGGCTACGGGCTCCCACCGAGGGCGAGTTGGGCCACGCGCGGTGGGTGCGGTTCACCGCGCAGACCCGCATGAGCGGTGTCGATCTGCGCTGGGACAACGGCGCGGTGTGTGCGATCCGCAAGGGCGCCGCCCAACAGGTGATCGAGTGGGTGCAGATGTACGGCGGCCAGGTCCCCGCCGAGGCGCGCTGGTTCGCCGACTCGGTCGCCGCCTCCGGGGGCACGCCGCTCCTGGTCGCCGTGCACGACTGGGACGGGCCACGGGTACTGGGCCTGATCCACCTGAAGGACGTGGTCAAGGACGGCATCCGCGAGCGCTTCGCCGAGCTGCGCCGCATGGGCATCAGAACCGTCATGATCACGGGCGACAACCCGCTCACGGCCAAGGCCATCGCCGAAGAGGCCGGCGTGGACGACTACCTGGCCGAGGCCACCCCCGAGGACAAGCTCGCACTCATCAAGCGTGAGCAGGAAGGTGGCAAGCTGGTCGCGATGACGGGCGACGGAACGAACGACGCGCCGGCGCTCGCACAGGCCGACGTGGGCGTGGCCATGAACACGGGAACCTCCGCGGCCAAAGAGGCCGGGAACATGGTCGACCTGGACTCCAACCCTACGAAGCTCATCGAGATCGTCGAGATCGGCAAGCAACTCCTCATCACCCGAGGTGCATTGACGACGTTCTCCATCACGAACGACGTCGCCAAGTACTTCGCGATCATCCCGGCCATGTTCGCGGGCGCGTACCCGGGCCTGGAGTCGCTCAACATCATGAGCCTGCACAGCCCGACCTCGGCCATCACCTCGGCGATCATCTTCAACGCGCTCATCATCGTCGCGCTGATCCCACTCGCGCTGCGGGGCGTGCGTTACACGCCCGCGTCGGCGCACGACCTGCTGCGGCGCAACCTGACGCTGTACGGACTCGGCGGCCTCGTCCTGCCCTTCCTGGGCATCAAGCTCATCGACCTGCTCATTTCCACCGTGCCAGGGCTCGGGTGA